A portion of the Pseudomonas sp. PSE14 genome contains these proteins:
- a CDS encoding PrkA family serine protein kinase has protein sequence MSIFSHFQERFEATRQEEYSLQEYLDLCKQDKTAYATAAERILMAIGEPELLDTSVDSRLSRIFSNKVIRRYPAFADFHGMEECIDQIVAFFRHAAQGLEEKKQILYLLGPVGGGKSSLAEKLKQLMEHVPFYAIKGSPVFESPLGLFNPDEDGAILEEDYGIPRRYLRSVMSPWATKRLNEFGGDISQFRVVKLHPSILNQIAIAKTEPGDENNQDISALVGKVDIRKLEEFPQNDADAYSYSGALCRANQGLMEFVEMFKAPIKVLHPLLTATQEGNYNSTEGLGSLPYSGIILAHSNESEWHSFRNNKNNEAFIDRIYIVKVPYCLRVSDEIKIYDKLLVNSSLAHAHCAPDTLKMLSQFSVLSRLKEPENSNIYSKMRVYDGENLKDTDPKAKSIQEYRDTAGVDEGMAGLSTRFAFKILSKVFNFDPHEVAANPVHLLYVLEQQIEQEQFPPETRERYLRFLKEYLAPRYVEFIGKEIQTAYLESYSEYGQNIFDRYVLYADFWIQDQEYRDPETGEILNRAALNEELEKIEKPAGISNPKDFRNEIVNFVLRARAGNNGKNPSWLSYEKLRVVIEKKMFSNTEDLLPVISFNAKASKEDQQKHNDFVKRMVERGYTEKQVRLLSEWYLRVRKSQ, from the coding sequence ATGAGCATTTTCAGTCACTTCCAGGAACGCTTCGAAGCGACCCGCCAAGAGGAATACTCCCTGCAGGAGTACCTGGATCTCTGCAAGCAGGACAAGACCGCCTACGCCACCGCTGCCGAACGGATACTGATGGCCATCGGTGAGCCCGAGCTACTGGACACCTCCGTCGATTCGCGCCTGTCGCGGATCTTCTCCAACAAGGTGATCCGCCGCTATCCAGCCTTTGCCGACTTCCATGGCATGGAAGAGTGCATCGACCAGATCGTCGCCTTCTTCCGCCATGCGGCCCAGGGGCTGGAAGAGAAGAAGCAGATCCTTTACCTCCTCGGCCCGGTCGGCGGCGGCAAGTCGTCCCTGGCCGAAAAGCTCAAGCAGCTGATGGAGCACGTGCCCTTCTACGCCATCAAGGGCTCACCTGTGTTCGAGTCGCCCCTGGGGCTGTTCAACCCGGATGAAGACGGCGCCATCCTCGAAGAGGACTACGGCATTCCCCGGCGTTACTTGCGTTCGGTGATGTCGCCCTGGGCGACCAAGCGCCTCAACGAATTCGGCGGCGACATCAGCCAGTTCCGCGTGGTCAAGCTGCATCCCTCGATCCTCAACCAGATCGCCATCGCCAAGACCGAGCCGGGCGATGAGAACAACCAGGACATCTCCGCACTGGTCGGCAAGGTGGATATCCGCAAGCTGGAAGAATTCCCGCAGAACGACGCCGACGCCTACAGCTACTCGGGCGCGCTGTGCCGGGCCAACCAGGGCCTGATGGAATTCGTCGAGATGTTCAAGGCGCCGATCAAGGTCCTGCACCCCTTGCTCACCGCGACCCAGGAAGGCAACTACAACAGCACCGAGGGCCTCGGTTCCCTGCCCTACAGCGGCATCATCCTCGCCCACTCCAACGAGTCGGAGTGGCACAGCTTCCGCAACAACAAGAACAACGAGGCCTTCATCGACCGGATCTACATCGTCAAGGTGCCGTACTGCCTGCGCGTCTCCGACGAGATCAAGATCTACGACAAACTGCTGGTCAACAGCTCTCTGGCGCACGCCCACTGCGCGCCGGACACCCTGAAGATGCTCTCGCAGTTCTCCGTGCTGTCGCGCCTGAAAGAGCCGGAAAACTCCAACATCTACTCGAAGATGCGCGTCTACGACGGCGAAAACCTCAAGGACACCGATCCCAAGGCCAAGTCGATCCAGGAATACCGCGATACCGCAGGCGTCGACGAAGGCATGGCCGGGCTATCCACCCGCTTCGCCTTCAAGATCCTGTCGAAGGTCTTCAACTTCGACCCGCATGAGGTGGCGGCCAACCCGGTGCATCTGCTCTATGTGCTGGAGCAGCAGATCGAACAGGAACAGTTCCCGCCGGAAACCCGCGAACGCTACCTGCGCTTCCTGAAGGAATACCTGGCGCCGCGCTACGTCGAGTTCATCGGCAAGGAAATCCAGACCGCGTACCTGGAGTCCTACAGCGAGTACGGTCAGAACATCTTCGACCGCTACGTGCTCTACGCCGACTTCTGGATCCAGGACCAGGAATACCGCGACCCGGAAACCGGCGAAATCCTCAACCGCGCCGCCCTCAACGAGGAACTGGAGAAGATCGAGAAACCCGCCGGCATCAGCAACCCGAAGGATTTCCGCAACGAAATCGTCAACTTCGTGCTGCGCGCCCGGGCCGGCAACAACGGCAAGAACCCCAGCTGGCTGTCGTACGAGAAGCTGCGCGTGGTGATCGAGAAGAAGATGTTCTCCAATACCGAGGACCTGCTGCCGGTCATCAGCTTCAACGCCAAGGCGAGCAAGGAGGATCAGCAGAAGCACAACGACTTCGTCAAACGCATGGTCGAGCGCGGCTACACCGAGAAGCAGGTGCGCCTGCTGTCGGAATGGTATCTGCGGGTTCGCAAGTCGCAGTAG
- the glpE gene encoding thiosulfate sulfurtransferase GlpE, with amino-acid sequence MSDFKRIAPDLAQQLREGGAQVVDIRDPQSYAMGHITGSRHIDNYSVADFIREADMDAPLVVVCYHGNSSQSAAAYFVQQGFSEVYSLDGGFELWRSVYPADTSAGGSD; translated from the coding sequence ATGAGCGACTTCAAGCGCATCGCCCCCGACCTGGCCCAGCAACTGCGCGAAGGCGGCGCCCAGGTCGTCGACATCCGCGACCCGCAGAGCTACGCCATGGGCCACATCACCGGCTCGCGGCACATCGACAATTACTCGGTGGCCGACTTCATCCGCGAGGCGGACATGGACGCACCGCTGGTCGTGGTCTGCTACCACGGCAACTCCAGCCAGAGCGCGGCGGCCTATTTCGTCCAGCAGGGCTTCTCCGAGGTCTACAGCCTCGACGGCGGCTTCGAACTGTGGCGCAGCGTCTATCCCGCGGATACCAGCGCAGGCGGTTCTGACTGA
- a CDS encoding symmetrical bis(5'-nucleosyl)-tetraphosphatase gives MATYAVGDLQGCLEPLKCLLDQVKFDPAKDKLWLVGDLVNRGPASLETLRYLYSIRESLVCVLGNHDLHLVAVAYNTERLKKNDTLREIIEAPDCAELIEWLRQQRLVYHDDARDFTLVHAGIPPQWSIEKSLQRAAEVEAVLRDDEQLPLFLDGMYGNEPAKWDKKLHGIERLRVITNYFTRMRFCTPEGKLDLKSKEGLDTAPPGYAPWFSYAERKAAGRKVIFGHWAALEGQCDAPGLFALDTGCVWGGSMTLLNVDTLERIHCSCAREHP, from the coding sequence ATGGCCACCTACGCCGTCGGCGACCTGCAGGGTTGCCTGGAACCGCTCAAGTGCCTGCTCGACCAGGTGAAGTTCGACCCCGCCAAGGACAAGCTCTGGCTGGTCGGCGACCTGGTCAACCGTGGCCCGGCCTCGCTGGAAACCCTGCGCTACCTCTACTCCATCCGCGAGTCGCTGGTCTGCGTGCTGGGCAACCACGACCTGCACCTGGTGGCCGTGGCCTACAACACCGAGCGCCTGAAGAAGAACGACACCCTGCGCGAGATCATCGAGGCCCCGGACTGCGCCGAGCTGATCGAGTGGCTGCGCCAGCAGCGGCTGGTCTATCACGACGACGCGCGCGACTTCACCCTGGTGCACGCCGGCATTCCGCCGCAGTGGTCCATCGAGAAGTCCCTGCAGCGCGCCGCCGAAGTCGAGGCGGTGCTGCGCGACGACGAGCAGCTGCCGCTGTTCCTCGATGGCATGTACGGCAACGAGCCAGCCAAGTGGGACAAGAAGCTGCACGGCATCGAGCGCCTGCGAGTGATCACCAACTACTTCACGCGCATGCGTTTCTGCACCCCCGAGGGCAAGCTCGACCTGAAATCCAAGGAAGGCCTGGACACCGCCCCTCCCGGCTACGCCCCCTGGTTCAGCTACGCCGAGCGCAAGGCCGCCGGACGCAAGGTCATCTTCGGCCACTGGGCGGCACTGGAAGGCCAGTGCGATGCCCCCGGCCTATTCGCCCTGGACACCGGCTGCGTCTGGGGCGGCAGCATGACCCTGCTGAACGTCGACACCCTCGAGCGCATCCACTGCAGTTGCGCCCGCGAACACCCCTGA
- the apaG gene encoding Co2+/Mg2+ efflux protein ApaG, whose protein sequence is MSDPRYNVTVSVTTRHLPEQSQPEQQRYVFAYTVTIHNQGEQAAKLLTRHWVITDGNGHVQEVRGAGVVGEKPLIEPGASHTYTSGTVLATQVGSMHGSYQMIADDGHHFDAEIPVFRLAVPGALH, encoded by the coding sequence ATGAGCGATCCGCGCTACAACGTCACCGTCAGCGTCACCACCCGCCACCTGCCGGAGCAATCCCAGCCGGAACAGCAACGCTACGTGTTCGCCTACACCGTGACTATTCACAACCAGGGCGAACAGGCCGCCAAGCTGCTCACCCGCCACTGGGTCATCACCGACGGCAACGGCCATGTGCAGGAAGTGCGCGGCGCCGGCGTGGTCGGCGAGAAGCCGCTGATCGAGCCGGGCGCCAGCCACACCTACACCAGCGGCACCGTGCTCGCCACCCAGGTGGGCAGCATGCACGGCAGCTACCAGATGATCGCCGACGACGGCCATCACTTCGACGCCGAGATTCCGGTGTTCCGCCTGGCCGTGCCGGGGGCCCTGCACTGA
- the rsmA gene encoding 16S rRNA (adenine(1518)-N(6)/adenine(1519)-N(6))-dimethyltransferase RsmA, whose amino-acid sequence MSELFQHRARKRFGQNFLHDAGVIHRILRAIAAKEGQHLLEIGPGQGALTEGLVDSGAKLDVIELDLDLIPQLKWRFGLKPNFSLHQGDAMKFDFASLVASPEDKLRVVGNLPYNISTPLIFHLLDHASIIQDMHFMLQKEVVERLAAEPGNGDWGRLSIMVQYFCRVDYLFTVGPGAFNPPPKVESAIVRLVPYTELPHPAKDHRLLERIVREAFNQRRKTLRNTLRNLMSVEEIEAAGVDPTLRPEQLDVADFVRLANRLADHPAQDTSA is encoded by the coding sequence ATGTCCGAACTCTTCCAACACCGCGCCCGCAAACGCTTCGGCCAGAACTTCCTGCACGATGCCGGAGTGATCCACCGCATCCTGCGCGCCATCGCCGCCAAGGAAGGCCAGCACCTGCTGGAAATCGGCCCGGGCCAGGGCGCCCTGACCGAAGGCCTGGTGGACAGCGGCGCCAAACTCGATGTGATCGAGCTGGACCTGGACCTGATCCCGCAACTGAAATGGCGCTTCGGCCTCAAGCCCAACTTCAGCCTGCATCAGGGCGACGCCATGAAGTTCGACTTCGCAAGTCTCGTCGCCTCCCCGGAGGACAAGCTGCGCGTGGTCGGCAACCTGCCCTACAACATCTCCACGCCGCTGATCTTCCACCTTCTGGATCACGCTTCGATCATCCAGGACATGCACTTCATGCTGCAGAAGGAAGTGGTGGAGCGCCTGGCCGCCGAGCCTGGCAACGGCGACTGGGGCCGCCTGTCGATCATGGTGCAGTACTTCTGCCGCGTGGATTACCTGTTCACCGTCGGCCCGGGCGCCTTCAACCCGCCGCCGAAAGTCGAATCGGCGATCGTGCGCCTGGTGCCCTATACCGAACTGCCGCACCCGGCCAAGGACCACCGCCTGCTCGAACGCATCGTCCGCGAAGCCTTCAACCAGCGGCGCAAGACCTTGCGCAACACCCTGCGCAACCTGATGAGCGTGGAAGAGATCGAAGCCGCAGGCGTAGACCCGACCCTGCGCCCTGAGCAACTGGACGTGGCCGACTTCGTCCGCCTGGCCAACCGCCTGGCCGACCACCCTGCGCAGGACACTTCCGCATGA
- the pdxA gene encoding 4-hydroxythreonine-4-phosphate dehydrogenase PdxA — protein sequence MSTSALFALTPGEPAGIGPDLCLLLAREAQPHPLVAVASRQLLAERAELLGLNITLLEVGPDHWPSTPSSAGSLYVWDTPLAAPVEPGKLDKANAAYVLETLTRAGQGCLDGHFAGMITAPVHKGVINEAGIAFSGHTEFLADLTSTAQVVMMLATRGLRVALVTTHLPLRQIADAITPERLERVTRILHADLRDKFGLANPRILVCGLNPHAGEGGHLGHEEIDVIEPTLERLRTEGMQLIGPLPADTLFTPKHLEHCDAVLAMYHDQGLPVLKYKGFGAAVNVTLGLPIIRTSVDHGTALDLAGTGRIDSGSLQVALETAYQMAEGGAVRR from the coding sequence ATGAGCACTTCTGCGCTTTTTGCCCTGACCCCCGGCGAGCCCGCCGGCATCGGCCCCGACCTCTGCCTGCTGCTGGCCCGCGAGGCCCAGCCCCACCCGCTGGTCGCCGTCGCCAGCCGCCAACTGCTGGCCGAGCGTGCCGAGTTGCTGGGGCTGAACATCACCCTGCTGGAGGTTGGCCCCGATCATTGGCCAAGCACGCCGTCCTCCGCCGGCAGCCTGTATGTCTGGGACACCCCGCTGGCCGCTCCCGTCGAACCGGGCAAGCTGGACAAGGCTAACGCCGCCTACGTACTGGAAACCCTGACCCGCGCCGGCCAAGGCTGCCTGGATGGGCACTTCGCCGGGATGATTACCGCACCGGTGCACAAGGGCGTGATCAACGAGGCAGGCATCGCCTTCTCCGGCCACACCGAATTCCTCGCCGACCTGACCTCCACCGCCCAGGTCGTCATGATGCTCGCCACCCGCGGCTTGCGCGTGGCCCTGGTGACCACCCACCTGCCGTTGCGGCAGATCGCCGACGCCATCACCCCGGAGCGCCTGGAGCGCGTCACCCGTATCCTCCACGCCGATCTGCGCGACAAGTTCGGCCTGGCCAACCCGCGCATCCTGGTCTGCGGCCTGAACCCCCACGCCGGCGAAGGCGGCCACCTCGGCCACGAGGAAATCGACGTCATCGAGCCGACCCTGGAGCGCCTGCGTACTGAGGGCATGCAGCTGATCGGCCCACTGCCGGCCGACACCCTATTCACTCCCAAGCACCTGGAGCACTGCGACGCGGTGCTCGCCATGTACCACGACCAGGGCCTGCCAGTGCTCAAGTACAAAGGTTTCGGCGCGGCAGTAAACGTCACCCTGGGCCTGCCGATCATCCGCACCTCAGTGGACCACGGCACCGCCCTGGACCTCGCCGGCACCGGTCGGATCGACAGTGGCAGCCTGCAGGTCGCTCTGGAAACCGCCTACCAGATGGCCGAAGGCGGCGCCGTACGGCGCTGA
- a CDS encoding peptidylprolyl isomerase produces MKTMLCKALRPLMLGALLASSVVHAEVVPLDHVVAIVDNDVVMQSQLDQRLREVRATIQKRGAPLPPEHVLTQQVLERLIIENIQLQIGDRSGIRITDEELNQAMGTIAQRNNMSLDQFRAALARDGLSYDDAREQVRREMVISRVRQRRVAERIQVSEQEVQNFLASDMGKIQLSEEYRLANILIPVPDGASPETVQAAGRQAAELYQQLKQGADFSQLAVSRSAGDNALEGGEIGWRKAAQLPSPFDSMVGSLAVGDVTEPVRTPGGYIILKLEEKRGGSKMLRDEVHVRHILLKPSEIRSDEETQRLAEKLYERIQAGESFAELAKKYSEDPGSKLNGGDLNWVDPESLVPEFREVMNNAPQGQVTKPFRSPFGWHVLEVLGRRATDSSDKFREQQAAQTLRARKYDEELQAWLRQIRDEAYVEIKQ; encoded by the coding sequence GTGAAGACAATGCTATGTAAGGCCCTGCGCCCGCTGATGCTGGGCGCGCTGTTGGCAAGTTCCGTCGTGCACGCCGAAGTGGTTCCGCTGGACCATGTAGTCGCCATCGTCGATAACGACGTGGTGATGCAGAGCCAGTTGGACCAACGCCTGCGCGAAGTCCGTGCAACCATCCAGAAGCGTGGCGCGCCGCTGCCACCAGAACATGTTCTGACCCAGCAGGTGCTCGAGCGCCTGATCATCGAGAACATCCAGCTGCAGATTGGCGACCGTTCCGGCATCCGCATCACCGATGAGGAGCTGAACCAGGCCATGGGCACCATTGCCCAGCGCAACAACATGAGCCTGGATCAGTTCCGCGCCGCCCTCGCCCGTGACGGCCTGTCCTATGACGACGCCCGCGAGCAGGTGCGCCGCGAGATGGTCATCAGCCGCGTGCGTCAGCGCCGCGTGGCCGAGCGCATCCAGGTCAGCGAGCAGGAAGTGCAGAACTTCCTCGCCTCCGACATGGGCAAGATCCAGCTCTCCGAAGAGTACCGCCTGGCCAACATCCTGATCCCGGTACCCGACGGCGCCTCGCCGGAAACCGTACAGGCCGCTGGCCGCCAGGCCGCCGAGCTGTACCAGCAACTCAAGCAGGGCGCGGACTTCAGCCAACTGGCGGTGTCCCGCTCGGCCGGCGATAACGCCCTGGAAGGCGGCGAGATCGGCTGGCGCAAGGCTGCCCAGCTGCCCTCCCCGTTCGACAGCATGGTCGGTAGCCTGGCCGTCGGTGACGTGACCGAGCCGGTGCGCACCCCGGGCGGCTACATCATCCTCAAGCTGGAAGAGAAGCGCGGCGGCAGCAAGATGCTGCGTGACGAAGTACACGTCCGCCACATCCTGCTCAAGCCCAGCGAAATCCGCAGCGACGAAGAGACCCAACGCCTGGCCGAGAAGCTCTACGAGCGCATCCAGGCTGGCGAGAGCTTCGCCGAACTGGCGAAGAAATACTCCGAAGACCCGGGCTCCAAGCTCAACGGCGGCGACCTCAACTGGGTCGACCCGGAGTCCCTGGTACCGGAATTCCGCGAGGTGATGAACAACGCGCCGCAGGGCCAGGTCACCAAGCCGTTCCGCTCGCCGTTCGGCTGGCACGTGCTGGAAGTCCTCGGCCGCCGCGCTACCGACAGCAGCGACAAGTTCCGCGAACAGCAGGCTGCCCAGACCCTTCGCGCACGCAAATACGACGAAGAACTGCAGGCCTGGCTACGGCAGATCCGCGACGAAGCCTACGTCGAGATCAAGCAGTAA
- a CDS encoding LPS-assembly protein LptD, with protein sequence MAVNFPVFRRKFPLLVTGGLLAIQPLASVTAAPGQQFACQPSASGAWNCAPQESATSIPRPQHSATAVSAGASTAASGEAAGGSTSSAEEPKQLVTQSGGRGLKSRSTDYSHLDWVPREKLTAAQLAEMGPYCSGEYVEPVRPGMNDKTPNDEAPTYVSAKVSRYEQEKQIATLAGNVVLRQGSMQVEADEANLHQAENRGELVGNVKLRDNGALIVGDHAELQLDNGAAKIDNAEYVMHQAQVRGSALYAKRQEDAIIQLKDGTYTRCEPNSNAWVLKGNNIKLNPATGFGTATNATLRVKDIPVFYTPYIYFPIDNRRQSGFLPPSFATSTDTGFTLTTPYYFNLAPNYDATLYPRYMVKRGLLMEGEFRYLTHTSEGQFNAAYLNDKNDDRKDFPQYTDTRWLYGWKNVSGLDSRLLAQVDYTRISDPYYFQDLDTSLGIGSPTYVNQQGSLTYRGDSYTARLNAQAYQLATVTDVTPYDRLPQLTLDGTLPFNPGGLKFTYGTELVRFDRDLDEGLYVPDEDNPTFQVPRPDTNIQGLARATGDRFHAEPGISLPMNRSWGFMTPTVKGLYTKYDLDLDGKGQQYITQNQPWLNYDSSPDRSLTLAKLDSGLYFDRDTTFGSTKFRQTLEPRAMYLYVPYKNQDNLPTFDTGEFTFSYDSLWRENRFTGKDRIGDANQLSLGLGSRFIEDDGFERAYIAAGQIYYFSDRRVQLPGLTENDLAVSGASNPDADTWRSPYALTGIYRFNHDWYASSDFNWNADRHHTDNGNLMFHYQPEADPRKVLNAGYRYRSDTKRFDPNTGKFEYNSDQYKINQHDFSFMWPVVPQWAAIGRWQFDYNQSRTLEAFGGFEYDSCCWKLRLINRYWVDYDDEDYVTSTSKADHGVFLQIILKGLGGVVGNQVEGFLDQGIQGYRQREDNAM encoded by the coding sequence ATGGCAGTGAATTTCCCCGTGTTCCGTAGAAAATTCCCCTTACTGGTGACCGGTGGCCTGCTGGCTATTCAGCCGCTCGCCTCTGTGACCGCGGCACCCGGTCAGCAGTTCGCCTGCCAACCCTCTGCCTCCGGTGCCTGGAATTGTGCACCGCAGGAGAGCGCAACCAGCATTCCGCGTCCGCAACACAGTGCCACTGCCGTGAGTGCGGGCGCCAGCACCGCCGCCAGCGGCGAGGCGGCCGGCGGCTCGACCTCCAGCGCTGAAGAGCCCAAGCAACTGGTTACCCAGTCCGGCGGCCGTGGCCTGAAGTCGCGCAGCACCGACTACAGCCACCTCGACTGGGTTCCGCGTGAGAAGCTGACCGCCGCCCAGTTGGCAGAGATGGGCCCGTACTGCAGCGGCGAATACGTCGAGCCGGTGCGTCCAGGCATGAACGACAAGACGCCGAACGACGAGGCGCCAACCTACGTCTCGGCCAAAGTGTCGCGCTACGAGCAGGAAAAGCAGATCGCCACCCTCGCGGGTAACGTGGTCCTGCGCCAGGGCAGCATGCAGGTCGAGGCGGACGAAGCCAACCTGCACCAGGCCGAGAACCGCGGCGAACTGGTCGGCAACGTCAAGCTGCGCGACAACGGCGCGCTGATCGTCGGCGACCACGCCGAGCTGCAACTGGACAACGGCGCTGCGAAGATCGACAACGCCGAATACGTCATGCACCAGGCCCAGGTACGCGGCAGCGCGCTGTACGCCAAGCGCCAGGAAGACGCGATCATCCAGCTCAAGGACGGTACCTACACCCGCTGCGAACCCAATAGCAACGCCTGGGTCCTCAAGGGCAACAATATCAAGCTGAACCCGGCCACCGGTTTCGGCACCGCGACCAACGCGACCTTGCGGGTGAAGGACATTCCAGTGTTCTACACCCCGTACATCTATTTCCCGATCGACAACCGTCGCCAGTCCGGTTTCCTGCCGCCGTCGTTCGCCACCTCGACCGATACCGGTTTCACCCTGACCACGCCGTACTACTTCAACCTGGCGCCGAACTACGACGCCACGTTGTACCCGCGTTACATGGTCAAGCGTGGCCTGCTGATGGAAGGCGAGTTCCGCTACCTGACCCACACCAGTGAAGGCCAGTTCAACGCGGCCTACCTGAACGACAAGAACGATGACCGCAAGGACTTCCCGCAATACACCGACACCCGTTGGCTGTATGGCTGGAAGAACGTCAGCGGCCTGGATTCGCGTCTGCTGGCGCAGGTGGACTACACCCGCATCAGCGACCCGTACTACTTCCAGGACCTGGACACCTCGCTGGGCATCGGCTCGCCGACCTATGTGAACCAGCAGGGCTCGCTGACCTACCGCGGCGACAGCTACACCGCGCGCCTGAATGCCCAGGCCTATCAGTTGGCGACCGTGACCGACGTGACGCCGTATGATCGCCTGCCGCAGCTCACCCTGGACGGTACGCTGCCGTTCAATCCGGGCGGCCTGAAATTCACTTACGGCACAGAGCTGGTCCGCTTCGACCGCGACCTGGATGAAGGCCTCTACGTTCCCGACGAAGACAATCCGACATTCCAGGTACCGCGTCCGGACACCAACATCCAGGGCCTTGCACGCGCGACCGGCGATCGTTTCCACGCCGAGCCGGGTATCAGCCTGCCGATGAACCGCAGTTGGGGCTTCATGACCCCTACCGTCAAGGGGCTCTATACCAAGTATGACCTGGACCTGGATGGCAAGGGTCAGCAATACATCACCCAGAACCAGCCCTGGCTGAACTACGACAGCAGCCCTGACCGCTCGCTGACGCTGGCCAAGCTGGACTCCGGCCTGTACTTCGACCGCGACACCACCTTTGGTAGCACCAAGTTCCGCCAGACCCTGGAACCGCGCGCGATGTACCTGTACGTGCCGTACAAGAACCAGGACAACCTGCCGACCTTCGACACCGGCGAATTCACCTTCAGCTACGATTCGCTGTGGCGTGAAAACCGCTTCACCGGCAAGGACCGCATCGGCGACGCCAACCAGCTGTCCCTCGGCCTGGGCTCGCGCTTCATCGAGGACGACGGATTCGAGCGCGCCTATATTGCCGCCGGCCAGATCTACTACTTCAGCGATCGCCGCGTACAACTGCCCGGCCTGACCGAGAACGACCTGGCAGTCAGTGGCGCAAGCAACCCGGACGCCGATACCTGGCGCTCGCCGTACGCCCTGACTGGCATCTATCGCTTCAACCATGACTGGTATGCAAGCTCGGACTTCAACTGGAATGCGGACAGGCACCATACCGACAACGGTAACCTGATGTTCCACTACCAGCCCGAAGCCGATCCACGCAAGGTACTGAACGCCGGCTACCGCTATCGCTCGGATACCAAGCGATTCGATCCCAATACCGGGAAGTTCGAATACAACAGCGACCAGTACAAGATCAACCAGCACGACTTCTCGTTCATGTGGCCGGTCGTGCCTCAGTGGGCCGCCATCGGCCGCTGGCAGTTCGACTACAACCAGAGCCGCACGCTGGAAGCCTTCGGTGGCTTCGAGTACGACAGCTGCTGCTGGAAGCTGCGCCTGATCAATCGCTACTGGGTCGACTACGACGACGAGGATTACGTGACCTCGACGTCCAAGGCCGACCACGGTGTATTCCTGCAAATCATCTTGAAAGGCCTTGGCGGCGTGGTTGGCAACCAGGTGGAAGGCTTCCTCGACCAAGGTATCCAGGGTTATCGTCAACGTGAAGACAATGCTATGTAA
- a CDS encoding phosphotransferase codes for MSQDARYQQMIGWLDLSLPAVFNAEGWGPVPEASLTPASSDASFRRYFRWQGDGRSLIVMDAPPPQEDCRPFVKVAGLLAEAGVHVPKILAEDVEQGFLLLSDLGRQTYLDVLNPQNAEELFEPALDALVAFQQVDVADRLPAYDEALLRRELQLFPDWYLQRHLGVTLEGEQLAAWQRTCDLLVGSALDQPRVLVHRDYMPRNLMLSEPNPGVLDFQDAVYGPVTYDVTCLYKDAFLSWPEPRVHDGLSRYWRKAQAAGIPLPERFEDFLRASDLMGAQRHLKVIGIFARICHRDGKPRYLGDVPRFFRYLENVIARRPELADLAALLASLPKDETHPA; via the coding sequence ATGTCACAGGATGCCCGTTACCAGCAGATGATCGGCTGGTTGGACTTGAGTTTGCCCGCTGTGTTCAATGCCGAAGGTTGGGGCCCGGTGCCCGAGGCGAGCCTGACGCCGGCCAGCAGCGATGCCAGCTTCCGTCGTTATTTCCGTTGGCAGGGCGATGGCCGCAGCCTGATCGTGATGGATGCGCCGCCACCCCAGGAAGATTGCCGTCCCTTCGTCAAGGTCGCCGGTTTGCTGGCCGAAGCCGGCGTGCACGTGCCGAAGATTCTCGCCGAGGATGTCGAGCAGGGTTTCCTGCTGCTCAGCGATCTCGGCCGTCAGACCTACCTCGACGTGCTCAACCCGCAGAACGCCGAGGAACTGTTCGAGCCTGCGCTCGATGCGCTGGTAGCCTTCCAGCAGGTGGACGTCGCCGATCGCCTGCCGGCTTATGACGAAGCCCTGCTGCGCCGCGAGCTGCAGCTGTTCCCCGACTGGTATCTGCAGCGCCACCTGGGCGTTACCCTGGAGGGCGAGCAGCTGGCCGCCTGGCAGCGCACCTGCGACCTGCTGGTGGGCAGTGCGCTCGATCAGCCGCGCGTACTGGTGCACCGCGACTACATGCCGCGCAACCTGATGCTCAGCGAGCCGAATCCGGGGGTCCTGGATTTCCAGGATGCCGTCTACGGCCCGGTCACCTATGACGTGACCTGCCTTTACAAGGACGCCTTCCTCAGTTGGCCGGAGCCGCGCGTGCACGATGGCCTGTCGCGCTACTGGCGCAAGGCACAGGCCGCCGGCATTCCGCTGCCGGAACGCTTCGAGGACTTCCTGCGCGCCAGCGACCTGATGGGCGCACAGCGCCACCTCAAGGTGATCGGCATCTTCGCCCGCATCTGCCACCGCGACGGCAAACCACGCTACCTGGGCGACGTGCCGCGCTTCTTCCGTTACCTGGAAAACGTCATCGCCCGTCGTCCCGAACTGGCCGACCTCGCCGCGCTGCTGGCCAGCCTGCCCAAAGACGAGACACATCCCGCATGA